The genomic segment ctgggggaagaggtgctcagAGCTCCCAGTGGTGCCAGGGACCCAGAGAGGCTTTGGGGATGTGCTGGTGGCCCGTGGCTCCACGGGACGCTGTtgtggggcagggaaagggccTCGGCAGATTCTGCTCGGGTGTCGCTCGCCCTTTCACGGGGTACAGCCCAGACGGGGGCCGGCCATCAGGGCGGCTTGGGCAGGACGGGCCCCATGCTGTCTCCAGCCAGGGCCTGCGGCCTGTCGAGCCTGTTGACGGCAGTGCCCAAACGCTTTCCTGGGACAGCCCGTGGCTCCCACCCGTGCAGTGCTCACAAAGCCTGCCCTTGCTCCCTCACCCCGTCTCCCACCCAGCCCTACTCAGCCCCCTTTTCTCCCACCCTCTCCAGGCCATGGCTACGGCAATCGCCCTCCTTCTGGCTGTGCTGGCCGTCCAGCACGGGCTGAAGCACGACCACCAGATAGATGTGGCCGCGACCGAGCGGATGCAGCAGCGCGAGGAGTATCTCCAGCAGGAGATGActcggctgctgcaggaggtcgAGCAGAGCAGGAGCGCCGAGGGAGCCACGCTCCTTTCCGTCTTGCAGCGGTGGCCGTTGTGGACCGTTGCAGGAGCCCTGGTCCTGCTCGCTGAGGTCTGCTGGCTGGCCAGGGAAATGAAGCTTgcctctggcagctgcagtcagCAGGACAGCTCcggcagtgaggaggaggacgacGACGAGGATGAGGGAGACCGCCGTGGCCTCAGGTCTTTGGCTGCGTCCGCCCCGTTGCCGATGCAGGGCCTGCCCGACACGTGCGAGGCgctgaaggagctggtgggTGACCTCCTCGGTGTCTGCCGCGTGCTCTCCAAGAAGACCTTCATGCCGCAGATGCACCCGGCCGTCGGGATGGACGGCACCTATGAAACCTGGAGCGTCCACGGGAACAACATCGCCTACCGCCTGCTGGTGTTCCTGCGGCCACCCCCCGGGCACTCTTTCCGCCTGGAGCTGGACACCACggggcagctgccagcaaggcACTCCAGCATCCACGTGCTGCTGGAGTGCGTGTGCTcaagggagcagctgctgggggatATTTCGTGCTTTCTGCACCACCCCGACGACCGGCTGCCGAGGGATCAGAGCTCGTGCCTCCTACGCGCCCTCTGCACACGCTCCTACTTGGACGTGGAGAAAATCGCCTGCTGGGTCCAACTGCTGGTGAGATCAGCCTGGCTGCTTTTGCCTCAGTCGCACCACTGCCAGCTGATggtgctgccttcctcccagtCCTGCAAGTTCCAGCTGAGAACCACCTCCAGGATGAACATCTGCACTGAGATGATTTTTGCGGTGCAGCAAGGCAGCTCGGGCGCCTACCTGAGCCTTGAGTAGGCAGAGGCCAGCTTTACCAGCAGCGCAGCATGGCCGGAGAGCTGCGCTCTTGGCGAGATGCCGCTCTGCAGACGCAGGGCGAGGCACACCCAGCGGGACGATTGCCACCTCAGAGGTCTGCAGCTCGGCACCCATACCTCGTGGCCACACCCACGCCTGGGACCCTGAGGACCTACTTCCCTCTCACACTGGTGGGGCCCAGGTGACAATTTTGGACACGGGGACAGACCATCTGCTCATCCCAGAGACTGCCTGGGGGGTCGCTGCCGCAGATCGGAGCAAAGTAGGCACGGACGTGACACGGCTCAGTTGGAGCTCAGCGTAAACGGAGCTTGGGGAACCTCCGCCGGTCCGGCTGAAGATGCCATTGCAACTGAGGCTCCTGTTGCCACCTGTAGCAGGATGGGACCACCCATCCTGCTGGAAAGAGTTGATCCCCTCTGGGACCTTTACGCAAAGCAAAGGCGACAATAAAGTAGCTTCTTTTAACCAACCCTCTGTCTCTGAGCGGCCGTGCAACACTTTGTTGGGGAacgtgggcagggagcaggttgGTACCTGCTCagatgcagcagcagcggggcggCATTTTGAGGTAAGTAAGTAGTACCAAAAGAGAATGCTTCCCCTgacccccttttcctttcttttccacttttctgctctgcttccatttgaAGGGGAAGACGCCTCTGTGCGTGTATGCCGGATGGGAGGGAACGAGGGCAAGGGAGCCAGACCCTTCTCACTGGTGACCACCGACAGGACAAGAACCAGTGGGcaccaaggaaaaaacatgaaattccacctgaacagaagaaagcacGTCCTGGCTCTGAGGAGGGTGCTCAGACGTGGTGGGATGTGCCCCACGATCACAGTGCTGGGATGGACGGCTACCGGCTGTTCAGGAGGGATAGGCATGCCAGGCGAGGTGGAGGTTTTGTGCTGTATGCAAGGGAGAGCTTTGACTGTACAGCTCTTACAGTTAGCGACGACGTGGCTGAGAGCCTCTGGGTCAACTAAGAGAAACTGCTGGATCGGTAGCCCTTGTCCTTATGGGAGATTTCgccttcccagacatcagctgcGAATACCACGCTGCTGggacgagcaggtcttgggaATTCTTGAAGTTTGTAGGAGATCACTTCTCGTCACAATTCCCAACGGGTTTTAGTGAATGGGGTTACGTCTGGCTTGCGACCTGTCACCAGCGGTGTTGCTCAGggttcaattctagggccagttctgGTCAATACATCTGtcagtgatctggatgagggagttgaatgcaccattagcaacTTTGCTGACGATAccaagctgggaggtgctgttgaccctcttgagggacaagatgccttgcagagggatctagatagattggagcacTGGGCAAcgattaatgggatgaaatttacCAAGTCCcaatgccagattctgcacctaggaCAGAGTAATGCCAGGCACAAATAcaagctgggagaggagtgtctggagagcagccctgcagaaaaggatctgggggtgctgggtgagAGCAGGCTCAATATGAGTCAGcggtgtgccctggcagccgaGAGGGCAACCCccgtcctggggtgcatcaaacacagtgT from the Grus americana isolate bGruAme1 unplaced genomic scaffold, bGruAme1.mat scaffold_228, whole genome shotgun sequence genome contains:
- the LOC129200507 gene encoding inositol 1,4,5-trisphosphate receptor-interacting protein-like 1, with the translated sequence MATAIALLLAVLAVQHGLKHDHQIDVAATERMQQREEYLQQEMTRLLQEVEQSRSAEGATLLSVLQRWPLWTVAGALVLLAEVCWLAREMKLASGSCSQQDSSGSEEEDDDEDEGDRRGLRSLAASAPLPMQGLPDTCEALKELVGDLLGVCRVLSKKTFMPQMHPAVGMDGTYETWSVHGNNIAYRLLVFLRPPPGHSFRLELDTTGQLPARHSSIHVLLECVCSREQLLGDISCFLHHPDDRLPRDQSSCLLRALCTRSYLDVEKIACWVQLLVRSAWLLLPQSHHCQLMVLPSSQSCKFQLRTTSRMNICTEMIFAVQQGSSGAYLSLE